The Plasmodium vivax chromosome 13, whole genome shotgun sequence nucleotide sequence AACGAAGATGGGCAAATGGGACCAAAACACCGTGAGTGTAAACCACCTACGTTGCACCCCGAGGGGTGCGTGAAAAGAAACCTGCTGCTCCACCTGCTGATGCTCCTCTGGGGAATCAACGTAAAGATGGATGGGCTGCACGAGGAGGTTCTCATTTCGGACGAGTTGTCCACCGAcatggagggggaagcgggggaagcgatAGGCGCGGTTGACGTGGTGGATGCGGATGGGCAGGCTCCCTCGACTCCCTCTGCTGCGTACCAAGACGCACCTGCTCCAGAGGGAGGCGGCAAGCCGTTGCATAGACAGACCCACCAACAGATTTCCCCGCGGCGCAAAAAGGACGCACACAAATGCACCTGCAAAAGCGACGgggaaatggcaaaaaagggagccacACACAAAAGTGCAAAGAGAGTGCcaccccaaaaaaggagcctATCAACGGACGGAGGGAACAAACAGTACAGCtcgaaaaaaacaacatcaGTGGAAGACGCAAttaggaaaaagaaaaaaataaatgaagaagaattaaaagaagaaaaaaacaggaaagaaaagaagcgcACTCATGATATGTATAcattacgaaaaaaatataaaaaaaaaaattataaaaaaaaactcgccATTTTGGTGCACTctattgttaaaaatattaagcccagggaaaaaaattattataataagcTCCTTGAAATGCTGAATGGCGGTGCGCAGAAGCAGGTCTTTTGggacctttttcttttccccctggAGGGTTATGACCAATTCACCACAGAGTATAATATAGGATGGGCACTGGACGGTGTGGACGGCACCACGGCTATGAGCACTGGAGGACATTCGACATTTCGTGAAAGCGCAAGCGGCGGGGGAAATGACAACCATTTGGGTGACAGCTTGCACGGTGACCACTCTTTTAGAAGCACCGATTCgttcgcttccccctgcgGAAGGCACACTTTGAAGGGAGCAGGCGAAGCGGACCCCTCCAAAATGCCCTTCTTCCCAGAAGATGAAATTTTCCCGCAAGTGGAAAATTTCATTCAAACGTAcatcaaaaagggaaggaaaaagaggtCCTCCGACGGGGAtcccaaaatgggggaggccACAATGGGGGACGTGACAATGGAGGATGCAACAGTGGAGGAAGTAAAATCAAGTGcctcttccaaaaaaagTTGCAGCTCATCCATCCGCCTCCTGTGCAGCTTCAGACTgtacaagaaaaaattccTCAACAAATTTACAACGGAGCATATCTAcctgctgctcctttttgtgtgttacGTCAACAAAACCATGGACTCTTTTTTCCTGCGCCGCGCAGGCACCAAGGGGAAATGAAGTTACCCCCACATACACTCACGCAACAGTGTGGGTTAATCCTCTGCGCGTTTCACATTTCCGctttaccaatttttttttttttttttttgtccctttcgCCGactcgcaaaaaaaaaaaaaaagaaggtgcTTTGTCTGGCATACTAACAATAACCAGTGTTTCTCATTTGTAAagtcaaaaaaaggaaaaaaaaaaaaagatgccaacttttttaaatatgaacatattcGCGCTTATAGACCCACACATCGGTAGCGCCACGTGGacaaaaagtttttaatcACCTAACGGATGGAAAGGTGGGACGCTCTCCGTGGGGAGGTGTACATGACGAGTTAATTAACCTCCTGTTCTTCGCTCCCTTTTTGGGACATACCACTTCTTAACCTGGGCATACGTCGCCACACCCACCATCGCCCTGTGTGAGCTAAAATATAAACTTAATACCCCCGTTTATGAACAGATTCTCCTTGTACATGTGGGAGAACAAGAGAAAGTACATGTAGCTGGTGACCCACTTGGAGAGAAGAATGTTCTTCTCGTACTTCCTTATGATGAAGGggattttgttattttttatggtcGAGCAGtggtttttaattaaatttacgACATCGTTGTAGTCCAGTATTTCCCTTTCGTCACACTCTTCTTCGATCTGCATGGTGGCGGGGAATATTACCGGGGAGGGGTGTACATAGGAAGGTTAGTGTGCTGTTTGTACACCCGCTCAATCAGCGCAGCGAGAGGGCATCCACTGCTCCGCGCGAATTCAACACGGGGAGCAAATCGAGACGCGGTTTGGTCTGCCCATTTTATTGCGCTAATTACCAGATTCGCCAAGTCATAAATTATGCTGTCGATGAACTGCAGGGGCAGCTTGTTCTTCCAGTTGACTAGCCAACTTTCGGTGGGTACCCAGTGATCTGCATGAACggcaagggaaaaaaaaaaaaaaaaaaagcagtaatgtgtgcaaaataCGTAGCTGTGTGCGCAATTTGGctagcttaaaaaaaaaaaaaaaaaaggcagcaatgtgtgcaaaataCGTAGCACTGTGTGCACTTTGGCTAGctcaaacagaaaaaaaaaaatgggcggCGAGGCGtgcattttggctagctcaaacaaaaaaaaaaattacataatatCGCATTGAGTAATAACTGCACAACTGCCCCAATGCACCATTCGCTGCGGGGCGGCGAAGCGCCTCGTCCCGTGGGGGCAACCCGAAGGGGAGACTCACCGGCGGGGGGGCTGGAGACAGAGAGGTAGTTATCCTTTAACACCTGGTCCAAGTTGTGAATGGAGAAAAAGACGTCCTTGTTCTTTATGATCATGTAAATCAAATTGTAGTTATCGTTCAAGTTGTGCGATAGGATGTTGTTTATAAAATCGAGCATAAGGAAAAGCGAATAGTAATGATGTTGGGATGAGAGGAgccattccttttttaaaactttttttaaaatattaattatgcTCTCGCAAGAATAGGTGTTCATGGACTTGATGTAAACGCTGACATTCGTCAGGATGGTGATGGACATATCGATGATTCGCTCGaattttaggaaaaaaatgttgtcGTTGATCAGCATGCATAAGGCGTACACTAGGAAGTCCACGTAGGAGTCAAACTGGTAGACGTTTCTTAGGGGGAACTTCACCTTAATTTTCTGGTCGTACTTTTGGTTGAGGTTTTTGCAAATGGTCGCGTTGGACGACACCTTCAGGATTATGAAAAGGCAGATGTAAATCAGGCCGTCTATCTTGCGCACGTTGAACTCGTCGCACTTGCCCGACTGGTTGAAGCTGCCGTTGTGGTAGAGGTGCGGCTGCTCGGTGTGGCAGCCAGGATTAGCGGCGGCGTTAGCGGCGACGTCAGCGGTGCTGCTAACGGCGCTACCGACCGTGCTGCCAATCGCAGCGACCGCCTTCTCGCGCTTGCGCAGGTCGGCCAGGGCCTGCATCTCCCGCTTCCGGTGGTGGTTAAAGCAGACCAGTATGTAGAGAATGTAAAAGAGGAACAAGCTGCTATTGTGGTCCTTCATGTGCCTAATAAACAGCCGGTTGTTATCCATCAAGTGCCACAGCAGGCACAAATAATTGTGAAGGAACAAAACCTGCTCCTCATAATGTTCGTAGTACAGCTTGTAACTTATCAGTATGTTTAACGTTCCTTTGTAAATGTACGAAATGTTGGTGATGTCCAATTTACGCAGCATTTCCAGGTACACATTACTGGAGCGCAGCTTTTTGGactccttttgcttttttaagTAATCGTAGTAAACGTCCTCATCTGTGTTTTTCACCTGTTgattaatttcatttaagtaaaattttcgcttcttcataAGGTGCTCCAGTTgcgggaatttttttttttttttttttttttttttttcactattgttcaggtagccattttgctcCGCGTCTGTGCACGTGCTTGATGAGTTGCACGACTCATCCGAGGACTCACCAAGGATGATAAAATCGGCAGGTAAATTCGCGACCGTTTCGTGGCTTCTTTGCTCTTCCTTGTCGAGCGggtgctcctcccccttggtgCTTTTGTCCGTGTCTGACTTGTCCTCCTCCCCGCTTTCGCCATGCGTCACCAGCGTGTCGTCCCACTTTATTGGTTCGTTTGCGCTCTGGTTTGGCGAGTGGCTGCTGCGGGTGCTGCAGCTTTGGGGGTGGGTCTCCCCCCTGGGTTCTTCTCCCATGTGCGCTTCCCCTATGTGCGCTTCCCCTatgtgtgcttctcccctgtgCGCTTCTCCCACCTGCGCACTGCTGTTGAAGTGCCTCGCCGCGCCACTCACGTAGTGCACCCGCTTGCGGTCCTCCAAAACGAAGGGACTAAAATCAACCAGCAGGTTCAAAACGTGAATGCATAAATTGTAAAACTCCAAATAGCTCTTATcgtaaaagtaaaaactGAAGTAATTAAATTCATTGTCATATATGACGgtcaaaagggagaggaaaaaattcgcAGTGAAGCAAACCTCCCCACttgtaaagagaaaaaggaaaagatttttctcttttaggTACTTCCCTTCGTCCAAATAGACATACGAGCTTAGCAGAATTAGGAGGCACTTTAAAATGGCGCTTctgttttttattaattcgaGGTCTATACCGTTACTGTGTGTGGGTGCTACATCGACGCTGCTTGGGTTCCTCTTCAAATGACTCGTCGTCATCTCGTCTGCCTTGTGACATTTTAAGCAGACCTCACTGTTCGAAATTTCATTAGTTGAGTTGGCCTCCCCAGGGGAGGTGGTACTAGCATTGCCGCTGTCGCTGACGTCTGAGCACTTGGGGCCCAGTTTGGAGTGCCTTCCATCGTCGAAGCTGTTAATGTTGTGACCCTCGTCTTTGCTCGCAACCAGTGGGGGATccccttcttctttcccATCGGTATGCTCACCACTGTGTGGGCACTTTTCGCTTCCCAGCTCGCCAGATTCACTCCTCTCATATTTGACCCTCTCATGAATGGAGAACTTGTGCAACCACAGTTTGCTTACATCCACTGAGTTCACGGGTAGGGGGGTCTCCTTCGGTTGGTGGACCTCCTCCACGTCCTCCTCATGGTGTGTGGCCGCCGACGTGtcgcctcttcctccccgaATGCACACACCCTCCGTGAATAAGGCGAGCAGGAAGAAGTTGTACAGGTGGAGGATCAGCACATTGCTCGTGCATTCGTAGGAGGGTTGGGGAGGGCACTCTACACGATTTTCTCTCCACAGCAGGTCCAAaacttcccttttgtggCTGTTGTACTGTAGGACTGGGAGCACCATGAGGCATATGTTTACACATGCTTTGCAATCATCTAGGCATCCCGTGGAACCTGTGAGATGGTGTGTGGGGAGGGAATTGAAAACGATAAGTGTGCTCACGGTATGGTTTGCTacggcgggggggggagctaACCCGACCGTCTGCTCTCTCGTCGGTTGCCCCCTCATCGGCTGCCCTGTGCGAAAAGACTTAGGGGGACCAAACAATATATCTGCATTTCACAACACGGGCGAACTACTCACCCTTCTGTATCAACCTCCGCAACGTGCTCATcaaaaagttgaaaaaaattctgaggCACTTCTCATCGTCTATGACCCTTTTCGAGAGGGAGAAGTCCTCCTGGCTGTGCAGGTCCCCTCCCAGGGATGACAATTCGCCGTACCAGTCGGCGTCGGTCCATTTTTCGTCACTCGCCTTCTCCAACAGGGAAATGACCCTTTTGCTGTTATTTTGGCCCATCAGTGCTGTTGCAAATGGGTACTAACATGGGCGTTTGCGTcgtggaaaaagggggggaaaaaaaaaaggacccaCGTGGACCAGGCGTAGTATATAACATAGATGAAGGCTCATCTGCTGGTACATACCACAGGCATGCTCTTCTCACATGGGGAAAGGGAAGCGCTTTATTCTGCACTGCGTAAGTGCAATTGGGCAGAGAAGGAGGGGCAATCACGTTGTAACCCCGCGGGGCAGTGCTAACCATGGGGGAAATAAAGTCCATCGAAACTTTACTGCGCAATGCACATGCGTTTTCGAGATGAGCGCGGCGAGGCTGGCCCGGAACGGTGGGGGGGATGCGCCGCgggctcaaaaaaaatagcccaaaaagaggggggaaaaataaaaaaaaaaaaagcaaaaaaaaagaagcaataaaaaggaagccaAATGAAGCTCAAAtgaagttacaaaaaaaatcgaaaacaACTCGCGTAAAAACTATTCCGAAGGAGCGCAAAAGGACCAACCAAAACAGCGTCACTTAAAGAGCCACCCACATTCCAGGTTAACCGCAAAGAagagtttccttttttttccccccgcggtATCATTTCCAGTAGCGAAGTTCCTACAAATATTTGAGCGCGTTGGCCCCAggattttccccccaattgaATCACATGACTGTGCGGAGAAAATGTACATGCTAAGGTACTACTTGGACGCCAATGGGAAGAGGGTATACACGGTGAAGGTAAGATGAGAGGCCCTTCGCGCCGCAGCCGGCGAGCAGCGCGGCTGCCACGTCCGCGCGGCAATCGCGCGACAGGTTCGCAATTTTACGTTTTCCATTTGCCGCTatcattttgccgctttcatttttccgtTTCCCCAGCCCGTGGTCGATGGGAAGGTGACCTTCTCGGCCCACCCCTGCCGATTTTCCCCGGACGACAAGTTCTCCTCCCAGCGGGTAACCCTCAAGAAGAGACTCAACCTGTTGTGAGGCacgcggaggaggagcaccCACCTGTGCCGATACGAATGAGCGGTTGAACTGCACATACAAATGGAGTTGCCACGTGCTGCGCCGCACGAAAAACACCCGTGCCAAAAGGGAACAGAACGGAGGAGAAGTGGTGATGGGGAGGAGACCCTctgaagttaaaaaaaaaaaaaaaaaaaatgtgacaCAAATGTGGCATAAATGTGACATACGTGTGACATACGTGTGGCATAATAattgtgtatacatatataaccCCTCCACGAGTTGCACTCGTATGCGGCGCAGAACCGTTGGCAACTTGTGGAGTTAGTCTTCTCGTGTGCCGCTTGATTTTGCAGCTCGCGCGATGGGCCCTGTGCAAGTCATCGCTTAACCGCAAGCTGCATTTGCGtatgctttaattttttttcccaatttgtgtACACGGCGGGCGACTCGTTCGCCCAAAAGCGATTCGCCCgctcacctttttttaaaaaaaaaacaaaaaataaagacaaCAAAAAGGACACACATTTGCAACAGCTAATTTGTGAAAAAGCGTAAATGAACGGAGTGTTAACGAAGCTGCGAAGTGCTTCGCTGCACTGGGGGGagttcccaaaaaaaaaaaaaaaaaaaaaaaaggaaaagaaaagaaaagaaaaagtccAAATGGCATTCCACCAAGTGCACAACTGAAAAGACGATACGGATAAGTCactgcgcatttttttttttttttttttaaagtatttACAACGATTGTTtagcgaaaaggaggaaaagaaaatgcgctcctttttttttattttttttatattccccTTTCCCGCCCGTTCACTTTTGCTAGTGAACAATTGTGCGTCATATAAGACAGACACTCGTTAACATCGATTAGTGAGTGGGAATGCAACTGGCCGGGGTGGCAATCAGGGTGACTGAAAGGGGTCGCGCAGGACTCCGCGTGTGtgattttcccctccccagcTGGAGCGTACGCACACCGCTAATAGGCACCGCTGATAGGCACCGCTGACTGTGACATTGCTGCCCGCAACACGGCTGACTTCCCCGGCTGACTCAAAATGCGGCAGCGCAGCGGGAGCTCGTGCGCGCGCAGCCTGCACGCCGAGCGGACGATGGCGGACACGCACTTCTTCGCCGAAGCCAACGTCCTGGACGACCCCAGGGAAACCACCAACGCCTACAAAGAAATCAAATACGACTTGCTCCGCATAGAAAGGAGCATCAACACAGAGGTGCGCAAAAGGATCGAAGCAAACAAAAACATCCAACAGTTAATAGAGCACACAGCGAATGACATGATCAATAAGGTACTTAACAAAATCACAaccaaaatagaaaatatttcatttgaACTagacaaaattataaaaaaatgtgatgagCTAGAAAAGATGGTGGGACAGATAAGGCTAACACTGCCTACCAAAATACAAACGGAAATGATGGGATTGAAAAGGGAAGTCTCcgattttttcattttgcttaacAAGTACGCCAATAataggaagaagaggaacaacGTGCTCTTCtctaaaatggaaaatatgaatGCCTACGTGAGCAATAAGATCCACAGCGAAGTTTCCTTTACGGAGGAtgacttccttttctttcggAGGGAGAGTGCCAAGCTACTTGCTTCCGACTCGGATGATGAGCAGGGCTTTAGGGACGCCTTTCTGCAGGAGGTGGAGGAGATTCGCGACGCCCTCGCGCTCACCGTCAAGGCGCGCGAGCAGTCCGACGACGACATCATCCAGGTGGGTGCGGTGCGGTGCGGCGGTGCAGTGCAGCGGTGCGATGTGATGAGATGGGATGAAACGAGATGGGCTTATTTTCGATGAGCTGCGTTGCGTTGCCATGTGgtgctgctttttttccttgcggggctcccccccctgctcaGTGATGCTGCGCCACTTTGCATTCCCCTTCCCACACAATGTGGTTCACCAATCGGACAGTCCACCCATTTATCCGCCCATCCATATgtcccccttctccccccccttcacaCCAACAGGCGATGAACAAATACACGAGTGTCCTACAGAAGGCGCTGCAGTCCGTCATCACGAGCAGTCACTAAGGGAAGGGAGCGGCTGTCCTACACTGCATGTGGTGGCTCCCCGGCTCTCCGCATCGTGCCACCCTTCAAGTGGGTCCCATTTGGGTCGCcaactccccccccttccccaaTCAGTTCGAGAAGCCCAAACGTGCAACAGACTCGTCAGAGCAACgtgtgtgtacatgtgcatacgtcCAACAGGTGTACTATGCgttgcgggggggaagccaacaCGGTATGGCGAGTCCGTTTtacgttattttattttattttttttctttttttgtgcagtatactcccccattttgcgatAAAACGGGTGGGTTAATTAAACACGTTGGGTTGGT carries:
- a CDS encoding hypothetical protein, conserved (encoded by transcript PVX_084885A), which gives rise to MGQNNSKRVISLLEKASDEKWTDADWYGELSSLGGDLHSQEDFSLSKRVIDDEKCLRIFFNFLMSTLRRLIQKGSTGCLDDCKACVNICLMVLPVLQYNSHKREVLDLLWRENRVECPPQPSYECTSNVLILHLYNFFLLALFTEGVCIRGGRGDTSAATHHEEDVEEVHQPKETPLPVNSVDVSKLWLHKFSIHERVKYERSESGELGSEKCPHSGEHTDGKEEGDPPLVASKDEGHNINSFDDGRHSKLGPKCSDVSDSGNASTTSPGEANSTNEISNSEVCLKCHKADEMTTSHLKRNPSSVDVAPTHSNGIDLELIKNRSAILKCLLILLSSYVYLDEGKYLKEKNLFLFLFTSGEVCFTANFFLSLLTVIYDNEFNYFSFYFYDKSYLEFYNLCIHVLNLLVDFSPFVLEDRKRVHYVSGAARHFNSSAQVGEAHRGEAHIGEAHIGEAHMGEEPRGETHPQSCSTRSSHSPNQSANEPIKWDDTLVTHGESGEEDKSDTDKSTKGEEHPLDKEEQRSHETVANLPADFIILGESSDESCNSSSTCTDAEQNGYLNNSEKKKKKKKKKFPQLEHLMKKRKFYLNEINQQVKNTDEDVYYDYLKKQKESKKLRSSNVYLEMLRKLDITNISYIYKGTLNILISYKLYYEHYEEQVLFLHNYLCLLWHLMDNNRLFIRHMKDHNSSLFLFYILYILVCFNHHRKREMQALADLRKREKAVAAIGSTVGSAVSSTADVAANAAANPGCHTEQPHLYHNGSFNQSGKCDEFNVRKIDGLIYICLFIILKVSSNATICKNLNQKYDQKIKVKFPLRNVYQFDSYVDFLVYALCMLINDNIFFLKFERIIDMSITILTNVSVYIKSMNTYSCESIINILKKVLKKEWLLSSQHHYYSLFLMLDFINNILSHNLNDNYNLIYMIIKNKDVFFSIHNLDQVLKDNYLSVSSPPADHWVPTESWLVNWKNKLPLQFIDSIIYDLANLIEEECDEREILDYNDVVNLIKNHCSTIKNNKIPFIIRKYEKNILLSKWVTSYMYFLLFSHMYKENLFINGGIKFIF
- a CDS encoding hypothetical protein (encoded by transcript PVX_084880A), producing the protein MDGLHEEVLISDELSTDMEGEAGEAIGAVDVVDADGQAPSTPSAAYQDAPAPEGGGKPLHRQTHQQISPRRKKDAHKCTCKSDGEMAKKGATHKSAKRVPPQKRSLSTDGGNKQYSSKKTTSVEDAIRKKKKINEEELKEEKNRKEKKRTHDMYTLRKKYKKKNYKKKLAILVHSIVKNIKPREKNYYNKLLEMLNGGAQKQVFWDLFLFPLEGYDQFTTEYNIGWALDGVDGTTAMSTGGHSTFRESASGGGNDNHLGDSLHGDHSFRSTDSFASPCGRHTLKGAGEADPSKMPFFPEDEIFPQVENFIQTYIKKGRKKRSSDGDPKMGEATMGDVTMEDATVEEVKSSASSKKSCSSSIRLLCSFRLYKKKFLNKFTTEHIYLLLLFVCYVNKTMDSFFLRRAGTKGK
- a CDS encoding ribosome biogenesis protein Nop10, putative (encoded by transcript PVX_084895A), which codes for MYMLRYYLDANGKRVYTVKPVVDGKVTFSAHPCRFSPDDKFSSQRVTLKKRLNLL
- a CDS encoding SF-assemblin/beta giardin domain containing protein (encoded by transcript PVX_084900A), whose product is MADTHFFAEANVLDDPRETTNAYKEIKYDLLRIERSINTEVRKRIEANKNIQQLIEHTANDMINKVLNKITTKIENISFELDKIIKKCDELEKMVGQIRLTLPTKIQTEMMGLKREVSDFFILLNKYANNRKKRNNVLFSKMENMNAYVSNKIHSEVSFTEDDFLFFRRESAKLLASDSDDEQGFRDAFLQEVEEIRDALALTVKAREQSDDDIIQAMNKYTSVLQKALQSVITSSH